ATGGCGTAGCCGGCCTGTCCGCTGTCGTGGTCCGTCCCGCCGCGGGCGCAGCCGGCGCCACGACGCAGCCGGACGTAGCGCAGCAGTTCGCGGAGGATCCCGGCGTTGCCCATCGCCCAGCCCGGCTGTGGCGGGAGGTCCGGGGGATCGGCGCGATGCTCGGTGTTGGACCAGCGCGCGCCGGCGTCGTCGCCGATCACCCGCTCCAGCAAGTCCGTCACGAGCGTGTCCGCGAAGCCGAAGTCGTCGCCGCGTTCGACGATGCGGTCACAGGCCGTTGCGAGGACACCCGCGGTTCCGCAGCACCGGGCGTTGTTGTCCCAGAAGCCGGGTCGGAGCCGGGCCGGCAGTCCGGAACCCACGACGGTCGCCCAGCACCGGTCCTGCAGCTCGATCCAGCGTCGCTCGCCGGTGACTTGGGTGAGCAGCCGGAACAGCTGCGCGTCGCCAGCGGGCCCGTTGCACCAACCGTAGCTCCACCGTTCGATGATGTCCGGGCGGTGCGGTGGATCCGAGTGCGGCACGAGAAACCCGTTGGGACCCGCGGTGTTCCGGGCAATCACGTCCTCTGTCGCGAGGACGGACAACTCCACCAGCTCAGCACGACCCGACGCCGATCCGACCGACGCCAGGGCGTACGCGATCCCGAGCGTCCCGTGCGCCATGTGGTGCGACCGTGGGGGCGTCGGACGAACCGCCCAGTTGACCCCGTGCGCGGTGCGGTCCGCCTGCTCGACATACGGGAGCACGGCCTCGACGGCGAGATCGAGATCTCCGGCGCACAGCGCGCCGAGGCCGACGCCGGCGTTGCCCATGAACAGCTCGAACATCGGGTTCCAGCGCTCCCCGTCGAACAGATCACGCACCCTCGCCAGGGCCCGCTGTGCCGCCGCGGCACGCCCGAGCCGGTGCAGGACGAGAGCCATGCCGGCGAGCCCGAAGTAGAGCGACGCGTTGTCGCCGGCTTCGGCGAACTCGCTGACCCGGTCGAGTCCGCGCGCGATCGCGCCGTCGTACGAGCTAATGCCGAAGTGTGCCCGTGCCTCGTGCAGGGCGAGCAGAATGCCCGAAATGCCGTGGTAGAGAGAGGGATCAGTCGCGTCGGAGACCCCGGTCGTGAGAAGCCAGTCTGCGGCCGAGCGGGCGACATCCTCCACGAGGTCGACGTCGGGCGACGAGCGAACGGCAGTCACTCGTCACACCAGGTCGAGTTCGAGGGCGCGTAACACGGCCCGGGTGCGGTCCCGGACGCCGAGTTTGGCGAGCACGGTCGACACGTGATTCTTGACGGTGCCGGGTGCAAGGTGCATCGCGGACGCGATCTCCTTGTTCGAGAAACCGCCGACCAGCATCCGCAGCACCTCCTGCTCGCGGGTGGTCAGCTCGATGTGCACCGGAAGGTCGGTCGGTTGCGTTGTCGTCGCACTGGATTCGCCCAGCCGGTTCAGCAGTCGCTGGGTGACCGCTGACGAAACCATCGATCCGCCGGATGCGACGGTTTCGACGGCGGCGACGAGATCGTCGAGCGACACGTCCTTGAGCAGATAGCCGCGCGCCCCGGCACGCAGCGACTCCAGCACCTGTTCGTCGTCCTGGAAGGTGGTCAGCACCAGGCAGGGCGGCGGATCCTCGCGGCCGGCCAGCTCGTGCAGCACCGCGATCCCGTCGAGCACCGGCATCCGCAGGTCGAGGAGTATGACGTCAGGCCGCTCGATCTGCACCAGCTCGAGCGCCTTTCGGCCGTCGGGTGCGGATCCGATGACCTCGATCCGGTCGCTCAACCGCAACAGCCCGACGATGCCGTCACGCACGAGCGTCTGGTCGTCGACGACCAGCACCCGGATGGGCGCGCCCTGCGTCATACCTGCTCCTTCAGCGGCTGCTCCGTGGATGCTGCATTCTCGCCCATCGGTGCCGACGCCTGCACCACAAATCCTCCG
This genomic window from Flexivirga oryzae contains:
- a CDS encoding lanthionine synthetase LanC family protein; this translates as MTAVRSSPDVDLVEDVARSAADWLLTTGVSDATDPSLYHGISGILLALHEARAHFGISSYDGAIARGLDRVSEFAEAGDNASLYFGLAGMALVLHRLGRAAAAQRALARVRDLFDGERWNPMFELFMGNAGVGLGALCAGDLDLAVEAVLPYVEQADRTAHGVNWAVRPTPPRSHHMAHGTLGIAYALASVGSASGRAELVELSVLATEDVIARNTAGPNGFLVPHSDPPHRPDIIERWSYGWCNGPAGDAQLFRLLTQVTGERRWIELQDRCWATVVGSGLPARLRPGFWDNNARCCGTAGVLATACDRIVERGDDFGFADTLVTDLLERVIGDDAGARWSNTEHRADPPDLPPQPGWAMGNAGILRELLRYVRLRRGAGCARGGTDHDSGQAGYAIQWPDQPPALA
- a CDS encoding response regulator, whose protein sequence is MTQGAPIRVLVVDDQTLVRDGIVGLLRLSDRIEVIGSAPDGRKALELVQIERPDVILLDLRMPVLDGIAVLHELAGREDPPPCLVLTTFQDDEQVLESLRAGARGYLLKDVSLDDLVAAVETVASGGSMVSSAVTQRLLNRLGESSATTTQPTDLPVHIELTTREQEVLRMLVGGFSNKEIASAMHLAPGTVKNHVSTVLAKLGVRDRTRAVLRALELDLV